One genomic window of Undibacterium cyanobacteriorum includes the following:
- the hflX gene encoding GTPase HflX: protein MRAALVGVDFGKGDFAASLDELSQLALTAGAETITTISCKRLSPDAALFVGSGKADEISDAVGDLKLDIVIFNHALSPAQQRNLERHLKVRVIDRTSLILDIFAQRAKSHEGKVQVELAQLQHLATRLVRGWTHLERQKGGIGLRGPGETQLETDRRLLGERVKMLKAKMAKLHKQRETQRRSRGRNKTFSVSLVGYTNAGKSTLFNTLTKAGTYAANQLFATLDTTSRRLYLEGAGNIVVSDTVGFIRDLPHQLVASFRATLEETIHADLLLHVVDAGSAVRADQIEQVNLVLKEIGADHIPQLLVWNKIDQTTLEPGFERDEYGKIARVFVSAKTGAGLDVLRAAIVELMQDFQQKDLETDEGSPDLLEDSRTLDQ, encoded by the coding sequence ATGCGCGCCGCGTTAGTCGGTGTGGACTTTGGCAAAGGTGATTTTGCCGCAAGTTTAGATGAACTTTCTCAGCTCGCGTTGACTGCGGGGGCTGAGACGATTACAACCATCTCCTGTAAAAGATTGAGTCCTGACGCCGCTTTATTTGTCGGCTCAGGTAAGGCGGATGAGATCTCCGATGCTGTTGGTGATCTCAAGCTTGACATCGTCATCTTTAATCATGCGCTGTCCCCAGCGCAGCAACGTAACCTCGAACGTCACCTTAAAGTGCGCGTAATTGATCGCACTAGTCTTATTCTCGATATTTTTGCCCAGCGAGCTAAGAGCCATGAAGGTAAAGTTCAGGTCGAATTAGCGCAACTCCAACATTTGGCGACACGATTAGTACGGGGCTGGACTCACTTAGAGCGTCAGAAGGGTGGTATTGGTTTGCGCGGTCCTGGTGAGACCCAGCTCGAGACTGACCGACGTTTGCTGGGTGAACGAGTCAAGATGTTGAAGGCCAAAATGGCCAAGCTTCATAAGCAGCGCGAGACTCAACGTCGATCCCGTGGGCGTAATAAAACTTTTTCCGTTTCCTTGGTCGGTTATACCAATGCGGGAAAATCTACGCTTTTCAATACGCTCACGAAAGCAGGTACGTATGCGGCAAATCAGTTGTTCGCAACTCTCGATACAACTTCTCGGCGCTTATATCTCGAGGGAGCTGGGAATATTGTTGTGTCTGATACGGTGGGATTTATTCGTGATCTACCGCATCAATTAGTTGCCTCATTCCGAGCGACTTTGGAAGAGACGATTCATGCTGATTTGTTACTGCATGTGGTTGATGCTGGAAGTGCAGTTCGTGCAGATCAAATTGAACAAGTGAATTTGGTCTTGAAAGAGATCGGTGCAGATCACATCCCACAACTTCTGGTTTGGAATAAGATTGATCAGACGACTCTAGAGCCCGGATTTGAACGCGATGAATATGGTAAAATCGCAAGAGTGTTCGTTAGTGCAAAGACAGGTGCTGGACTCGATGTATTGCGAGCAGCGATTGTCGAGCTAATGCAAGACTTTCAGCAGAAAGACCTTGAAACTGACGAGGGTAGCCCAGATCTGCTTGAGGATTCACGTACTTTGGATCAGTAA